In Drosophila santomea strain STO CAGO 1482 chromosome 3L, Prin_Dsan_1.1, whole genome shotgun sequence, a single window of DNA contains:
- the LOC120449652 gene encoding extensin: protein MCNLFWLSACFLALCLPLALSEPNATSAEVLPPKTEPKAELVPTAEKLIRYRRQPPYAVIKRSKLRRRTKGHPKIKYGPPPPHIRYAKPSFPAHVEEPSFSLDDFQHLKFDGADFKIPTSSYEAQSMDLDFYTHDTEPDLYGAHKFPSLDFGLVTTHEHVPHQKYGLPPAQQSFQPDHSFATHYEPPPAPAHPPATRYGVPDAPAPVPSYTHQDLPAPDSYSIYEQKIPNVGYHQNFAEPPKHTPKHGSVNNPNFEIAYSPPAFEISTSYQSNHQQSYVPPHPPSSHDGFAEPPSNNYVKPPQHPPTNSYAPPQHPSSSYDQPPQHPPPSYSQPPQHPASSYDPPPQHPPSSYDPPPQHPSSSYNQPPSSSYDQPPKHPSSSYDQPPQHPSSSYDQPPQQHPNSYQQPPSSTYDQPPQHPPSNYVSSDSHSINTYPQDDYAPPSQELPLNPHHKFPSFDFPKSSYEVPIYDPVPFEASNRDEQESYPPILASSPDLNEITSDAHAAGSSKRRKRKRKPSAGVVPAKHTLDVPELQQAYDADSHLGESNENADTDANSSHYVERKQSFFNFVTPTTTTSMTTPSPWTPMRGRSGTTRTAFIPTIVTSTPGTPTTDRSRSRGSSRYRKNQQPVNPSSPDPTTTSVRIDQSHSQSYYDGTIAPPTRQQFSPTIGGRGARPTRPSYVRNHGPVSPLALQPADGRGSPTSKRTTKGVFDTTLFKSPLSDREMERNLHGLRQNLPKNHKLY from the exons ATGTGcaatttgttttggctttCGGCCTGTTTT TTGGCCCTCTGCCTGCCCCTCGCACTCAGCGAACCCAATGCCACCAGTGCTGAGGTGTTGCCACCTAAGACTGAGCCAAAAGCAGAGCTGGTGCCTACGGCGGAGAAACTGATCCGATACCGCCGTCAGCCACCCTACGCCGTCATCAAACGCTCCAAGCTGCGCCGGCGGACTAAGGGTCATCCAAAGATTAAGTACggaccaccaccaccgcacATTCGCTATGCAAAGCCCTCATTCCCAGCGCATGTCGAGGAGCCCAGCTTCTCGCTGGATGACTTTCAGCACCTAAAGTTCGATGGTGCGGACTTTAAGATACCCACTTCCAGCTACGAAGCGCAGTCCATGGATCTGGACTTCTACACTCACGATACGGAACCGGATCTCTATGGAGCACACAAATTCCCAAGCTTGGACTTTGGCTTGGTCACCACTCATGAGCATGTTCCCCACCAGAAGTACGGCTTGCCTCCTGCACAGCAGAGCTTCCAGCCTGATCACTCTTTTGCTACGCACTATGAGCCTCCTCCCGCTCCTGCTCATCCGCCGGCTACTCGCTATGGCGTACCCGATGCACCAGCTCCAGTGCCCAGCTATACGCATCAGGATCTGCCAGCTCCTGACTCGTATTCCATATACGAGCAGAAGATTCCCAATGTGGGCTATCATCAGAACTTTGCGGAACCACCCAAGCATACTCCAAAACATGGTTCCGTCAATAATCCCAACTTTGAGATTGCCTATTCTCCGCCTGCATTTGAGATCAGCACTTCCTATCAGTCCAATCACCAGCAGAGCTATGTACCACCCCATCCTCCGTCATCTCATGATGGGTTTGCGGAGCCACCGTCCAATAACTATGTGAAGCCTCCCCAGCATCCGCCAACTAATAGTTATGCACCACCCCAGCATCCTTCTTCGAGCTACGACCAGCCTCCACAGCATCCGCCTCCCAGCTATAGCCAGCCTCCCCAGCATCCAGCCTCCAGCTATGATCCTCCTCCTCAACATCCACCCTCCAGTTATGATCCGCCTCCTCAACATCCCTCATCCAGTTACAACCAACCTCCCTCCTCCAGTTACGATCAACCTCCCAAACATCCTTCCTCCAGCTACGATCAACCTCCCCAACATCCCTCCTCCAGTTATGATCAACCACCCCAGCAGCACCCAAACTCCTACCAACAGCCTCCTTCATCCACATACGATCAGCCACCTCAGCATCCACCTTCAAACTATGTGTCCTCCGACTCCCATTCCATCAATACCTATCCGCAGGACGACTACGCGCCACCGTCGCAGGAGCTGCCCTTGAATCCGCACCACAAGTTTCCTAGTTTCGATTTCCCCAAATCCAGCTACGAAGTGCCCATCTACGATCCCGTTCCCTTCGAGGCCTCCAATCGCGATGAACAGGAGTCATATCCACCCATCTTGGCATCCTCTCCCGATCTGAATGAGATAACTTCAGATGCCCATGCCGCTGGTAGTTCCAAGCGGCGAAAGAGGAAGCGAAAGCCCAGCGCTGGAGTTGTGCCCGCCAAGCATACCCTTGATGTTCCTGAACTCCAGCAGGCCTATGACGCGGATAGCCACTTGGGGGAGTCGAACGAAAATGCAGATACGGATGCGAATAGCTCGCACTATGTGGAGAGGAAGCAGAGCTTCTTCAActttgtcacgcccacaacCACGACGTCGATGACGACTCCGTCACCTTGGACTCCAATGAGGGGCAGGAGTGGTACGACCCGTACGGCATTCATACCCACCATTGTTACCAGTACTCCGGGAACTCCCACCACCGATCGCAGTAGAAGTCGCGGCTCTTCTCGGTATCGCAAAAACCAGCAACCCGTGAATCCCAGTTCACCCGATCCAACCACCACCAGCGTTCGCATCGACCAATCCCACTCGCAAAGCTATTACGATGGAACCATTGCACCACCGACCAGGCAACAGTTCTCACCCACCATCGGAGGACGTGGCGCGAGACCCACAAGACCGAGTTACGTTAGAAACCACGGCCCAGTGTCACCGCTGGCACTGCAGCCCGCAGATGGAAGGGGTTCGCCCACATCCAAGCGAACCACTAAGGGCGTCTTCGATACGACGCTGTTCAAGAGTCCCCTCAGTGATCGAGAAATGGAGAGAAATCTCCATGGGCTGCGTCAGAACTTGCCAAAAAATCACAAACTATACTGA